From Cellulophaga lytica DSM 7489, a single genomic window includes:
- a CDS encoding DUF3997 domain-containing protein yields MTKTLRITKIILTLIGILTLNSCWNNPGESELIIGNYFVEWNDLVANRALVEKTEKDSPYSSGIISNYVFAVGNNSDFIIAKQHPYLNDLTITKYFIIDLKKREKTNEDGIYGPMDKQQFDKKSKGLNISELDFDQVYNENPN; encoded by the coding sequence ATGACCAAAACATTGCGAATTACAAAAATCATATTGACTTTAATCGGAATCTTGACTTTAAATTCCTGTTGGAATAATCCAGGCGAATCTGAATTAATAATCGGAAATTACTTTGTGGAATGGAACGATTTAGTCGCTAATAGAGCATTAGTAGAAAAAACCGAAAAAGATTCGCCATATTCAAGTGGAATTATTTCTAATTATGTTTTCGCGGTTGGAAATAACTCTGATTTTATAATCGCTAAACAACATCCATATTTGAATGACTTAACCATCACTAAATATTTCATAATTGACTTAAAGAAAAGAGAAAAAACAAATGAAGATGGAATTTATGGACCAATGGACAAACAACAATTTGACAAAAAGTCAAAGGGCTTAAATATATCAGAATTGGATTTTGACCAAGTGTATAATGAAAACCCTAATTGA